Proteins from a single region of Starkeya sp. ORNL1:
- a CDS encoding Pvc16 family protein has translation MFIEFASVTSALRGLLRDGLGDDVVLSSRPIDELLSQPAGRNTLNVLMLSTSPMRSSASLPSLAAGSRLRPAPTFELLYLVTALGTEDLMAEVLLEHAARRFSDIAVLTSARAGLSLATDGAPLIGTERADWVEHDGRLAITPFAADLPTWLSVWSTLRSSWRLSAMYTVSPVALAPGDTTPPVLDRLG, from the coding sequence ATGTTCATCGAGTTCGCGTCCGTGACCTCGGCCTTGCGCGGGCTGCTGCGCGACGGGCTGGGCGATGATGTCGTGCTGTCGAGCCGGCCGATCGACGAATTGCTCAGCCAGCCCGCCGGGCGCAACACGCTCAATGTACTGATGCTGTCGACGTCGCCGATGCGCAGTTCTGCGTCGCTGCCCTCGCTTGCCGCGGGCAGTCGCCTTCGACCGGCGCCGACCTTCGAGCTGCTCTATCTCGTCACGGCGCTCGGCACCGAGGATCTGATGGCCGAGGTGCTGCTGGAGCACGCGGCGCGGCGGTTCAGCGACATCGCGGTCCTGACGTCGGCACGGGCCGGCCTGTCCCTCGCGACCGATGGCGCGCCGCTGATCGGAACGGAACGGGCGGACTGGGTAGAGCATGACGGGCGCCTCGCCATCACGCCCTTCGCCGCCGATCTGCCGACCTGGCTCAGTGTCTGGTCGACCTTGCGATCCAGTTGGCGCCTGTCGGCGATGTACACGGTCTCGCCGGTGGCGCTGGCGCCGGGCGACACCACCCCGCCGGTGCTGGACCGGCTGGGCTGA